The following proteins are co-located in the Vigna unguiculata cultivar IT97K-499-35 chromosome 9, ASM411807v1, whole genome shotgun sequence genome:
- the LOC114162227 gene encoding trafficking protein particle complex subunit 2 yields MATTACFIIVSRNDIPIYEAEVGVAAKREDAAQLHQFILHAALDIVQDLAWTTSAMYLKSVDRFNELMVSVYVTAGHTRLMLLHDSRNDDGIKSFFQEVHELYIKTLLNPLYLPGSRITSSHFDTKVRALARKYL; encoded by the exons ATGGCAACCACTGCCTGTTTCATCATTGTTAGCAGAAATGATATTCCTATATATGAAGCTGAAGTTGGAGTAGCTGCTAAA AGAGAGGATGCTGCTCAGCTGCATCAATTTATCCTCCATGCTGCTTTGGATATTGTTCAGGACCTCGCATGGACTACTAGTGCTAT GTACTTGAAATCGGTAGACAGGTTTAATGAGCTTATGGTGTCCGTGTATGTTACAGCTGGTC ATACCAGGTTGATGTTGCTACATGACTCTCGTAATGATGATGGCATTAAAAGTTTCTTCCAAGAGGTGCACGAGCTTTACATAAAG ACTCTCCTCAATCCCCTGTACTTGCCTGGCTCTCGGATCACGTCGTCCCATTTTGATACCAAAGTCCGAGCTCTTGCACGAAAGTATTTGTAG